A genome region from Micromonospora peucetia includes the following:
- a CDS encoding DUF559 domain-containing protein has protein sequence MSTQLWRVDELMRGLTVKRIRTRVGRAELLRVRRGVYAEQPYGDEDELRALMLCLPEEAMLTRQSAARRYGFGVLREDLVHVQLPAQVPKPRLPGLAVHHSVLPVQPVVVRGVPCVPAARCAVDLARTVGRLDALPVLDAALRAGAVTPDELFAEVSVHQALRGVRQARELVPLADGRAECRQESQLRLTLIDGRLPAPEPQLWVHDRGGVPRYRLDLGYRKRRIGIEYDGLSHLDRDQLRYDRERVNWLDANGWRMRYFTDRDLYRRPAHIVATIQAALS, from the coding sequence ATGTCTACTCAGCTGTGGCGCGTCGATGAGCTGATGCGGGGGCTTACCGTGAAGCGGATCCGTACCCGCGTCGGCAGAGCGGAACTGCTTCGGGTGCGCAGGGGTGTCTACGCCGAGCAGCCCTACGGGGACGAGGACGAACTGCGCGCCCTCATGTTGTGCCTGCCCGAGGAAGCCATGTTGACCAGACAGAGTGCGGCCCGCCGGTACGGCTTCGGCGTGCTGCGTGAGGACCTGGTCCACGTCCAGTTGCCGGCGCAGGTGCCCAAGCCCCGGCTTCCCGGACTGGCCGTGCACCACTCGGTGCTCCCCGTACAGCCGGTAGTCGTCCGTGGGGTGCCCTGCGTGCCGGCGGCCCGTTGCGCTGTCGATCTGGCGCGTACCGTCGGGCGGCTGGACGCCCTGCCCGTGCTCGACGCCGCACTCCGGGCGGGCGCCGTCACGCCGGACGAACTGTTTGCGGAGGTGTCGGTCCATCAGGCGCTGCGTGGGGTGCGGCAGGCCCGGGAACTCGTACCGCTGGCGGACGGCCGGGCGGAATGCCGGCAGGAGAGCCAGTTGCGGTTGACCCTGATCGACGGGCGGCTGCCGGCACCCGAGCCGCAACTGTGGGTGCACGACCGGGGCGGCGTCCCCCGCTACCGGCTGGATCTGGGTTACCGGAAGCGCAGGATCGGCATCGAGTACGACGGGCTGTCACACCTGGACCGTGACCAACTGCGGTACGACCGTGAGCGGGTCAACTGGCTCGACGCCAACGGTTGGCGGATGCGCTACTTCACCGACCGCGACCTGTACCGGCGCCCCGCCCACATAGTCGCCACCATCCAGGCCGCCCTCTCCTGA
- the adh gene encoding aldehyde dehydrogenase produces the protein MTRYDAPTHWQSRYDHYIGGEYVKPHHGRYFTNPTPVTGQAFCEIARGTAEDVEKALDAAHGAADAWGRTPVAERALILNRIADRMQDNLESLAIAESWENGKPVRETLAADIPLAIDHFRYFAGAIRAQEGSLGELDDDTVAYHFHEPLGVVGQIIPWNFPILMATWKLAPALAAGNAVVLKPAEQTPASIHYWLSLVADLLPPGVLNIVNGFGVEAGKPLASSPRVAKVAFTGETTTGRLIMQYASENIRPVTLELGGKSPNIFFDDVSAAPDDFLDKALEGFTMFALNQGEVCTCPSRALIQQGHYADFLAAAVDRTRAVRQGHPLDTETMIGAQASNDQLEKILSYLDIGRQEGARVLTGGSRADLGGDLSGGYYVEPTIFEGDNSMRIFQEEIFGPVVSVTSFADLSDAVKIANDTLYGLGAGVWTRDMNTAYRAGRAIQAGRVWTNCYHAYPAHAAFGGYKQSGIGRENHKMMLEHYQQTKNLLVSYSPKKLGFF, from the coding sequence ATGACGCGCTACGACGCGCCCACCCACTGGCAGTCCCGCTACGACCACTACATCGGCGGCGAGTACGTGAAGCCGCACCACGGCCGCTACTTCACCAACCCCACCCCCGTGACCGGGCAGGCCTTCTGCGAGATCGCCCGGGGCACCGCCGAGGATGTCGAGAAGGCGCTCGACGCCGCGCACGGCGCCGCCGACGCCTGGGGCCGCACCCCCGTCGCCGAGCGGGCGCTGATCCTCAACCGCATCGCCGACCGAATGCAGGACAACCTGGAGTCTCTGGCCATCGCCGAGAGCTGGGAGAACGGCAAGCCGGTACGGGAGACCCTGGCCGCCGACATCCCGCTGGCCATCGACCATTTCCGGTACTTCGCCGGGGCGATCCGGGCGCAGGAGGGCTCCCTCGGCGAGTTGGACGACGACACCGTCGCCTACCACTTCCACGAGCCGCTCGGCGTGGTCGGGCAGATCATCCCGTGGAATTTCCCGATCCTGATGGCCACCTGGAAGCTGGCCCCGGCGCTCGCGGCCGGCAACGCGGTGGTGCTCAAGCCGGCCGAGCAGACCCCGGCCTCGATCCACTACTGGCTGTCCCTGGTGGCCGACCTGCTGCCGCCCGGCGTGCTGAACATCGTCAACGGCTTCGGCGTCGAGGCGGGCAAGCCGTTGGCGTCCTCGCCCCGGGTGGCGAAGGTGGCGTTCACCGGCGAGACCACCACCGGGCGGCTGATCATGCAGTACGCCAGCGAGAACATCAGGCCCGTCACCCTGGAACTGGGCGGCAAGAGCCCGAACATCTTCTTCGACGACGTCAGCGCGGCCCCCGACGACTTCCTCGACAAGGCCCTCGAAGGCTTCACCATGTTCGCCCTCAACCAGGGCGAGGTCTGCACCTGCCCGTCCCGGGCGCTGATCCAGCAGGGCCACTACGCCGACTTCCTCGCCGCCGCCGTGGACCGGACCCGCGCCGTACGCCAGGGACACCCGCTGGACACCGAGACGATGATCGGGGCGCAGGCCTCCAACGACCAGTTGGAGAAGATCCTCTCCTACCTGGACATCGGCCGGCAGGAGGGCGCCCGGGTACTCACCGGCGGATCGCGGGCCGATCTGGGTGGCGACTTGTCCGGCGGATACTACGTCGAGCCCACCATCTTCGAGGGCGACAACTCCATGCGGATCTTCCAGGAGGAGATCTTCGGCCCGGTGGTCTCGGTGACCTCCTTCGCGGACCTCTCCGACGCCGTGAAGATCGCCAACGACACGCTGTACGGGCTCGGTGCGGGCGTCTGGACCCGGGACATGAACACCGCCTACCGGGCCGGTCGGGCGATCCAGGCCGGGCGGGTCTGGACCAACTGCTACCACGCCTATCCCGCGCACGCGGCGTTCGGCGGCTACAAGCAGTCCGGCATCGGCCGGGAGAACCACAAGATGATGCTCGAGCACTACCAGCAGACCAAGAACCTGCTGGTCAGCTACTCCCCCAAGAAGCTCGGCTTCTTCTGA
- a CDS encoding DUF779 domain-containing protein, with protein MTRGDPVSVTSAAAELIRSLRGQHGPLMFHQSGGCCDGSAPMCFPAGEFRTGGSDVLLASLVVAGVPEPVEFWMSASQWELWKHTRLTVDVVPGRGSGFSLEAPEGVRFLTRSHLR; from the coding sequence ATGACCAGGGGCGACCCCGTCTCCGTCACCTCCGCGGCGGCCGAACTGATCCGGTCGCTGCGGGGGCAGCACGGGCCGCTGATGTTCCACCAGTCCGGCGGCTGCTGCGACGGCAGCGCCCCGATGTGCTTTCCGGCTGGCGAGTTCCGCACCGGCGGATCGGACGTCCTGCTCGCGTCACTCGTCGTGGCGGGCGTCCCCGAGCCGGTCGAGTTCTGGATGTCGGCGAGCCAGTGGGAGTTGTGGAAGCACACCAGGTTGACGGTCGACGTGGTCCCGGGCCGAGGCAGCGGCTTCTCCCTGGAGGCCCCCGAAGGCGTCCGCTTCCTGACCCGCTCCCACCTCCGCTGA
- a CDS encoding GAF domain-containing protein, producing the protein MADPWLALQFGVDPAERIAQVGAAHEAFLSAGATPPQVRDVVARSWRRSAGALLDPEATPPIDLADDALESYRSAHPLARVLPLFRDLLGGIAQDGAHLMAVCDAYGRMLWVEGHPGVLRHAERMNFVPGARWDEPHAGTNAPGTALAVDHSVQIFATEHFSRPVQRWTCAAAPIHDPATGRLLGAVDITGGDHLANPQSLALVRATARAAEAQLAVDRPVEPGAVAVAALGRDEAELRVDGRRIRLGRRHSELLVLLLGRPDGRTGEQLGLDLYGDDRLHPVTLRAELSRLRRVLGPELLDSRPYRLRGTVRADFRTVGELLERGDPAGALDAYAGSLLPGSDAPGVARLRRLVDGQLRAAVLATRDPALLAAWTGTPAGADDLAAWQALARALPPGAPRRPLALARIHQLSQEYDLPRATSLQRFRN; encoded by the coding sequence ATGGCTGACCCGTGGCTCGCCCTTCAGTTCGGCGTCGATCCGGCGGAGCGGATCGCGCAGGTCGGTGCCGCCCACGAGGCCTTCCTCAGTGCGGGCGCGACGCCGCCGCAGGTGCGCGACGTGGTGGCCCGATCCTGGCGGCGGTCGGCGGGTGCGCTGCTCGACCCGGAGGCCACCCCGCCGATCGACCTGGCCGACGACGCGCTGGAGAGCTACCGCTCGGCGCACCCGCTCGCCCGGGTGCTGCCGCTCTTCCGCGACCTGCTCGGCGGGATCGCCCAGGACGGCGCGCACCTGATGGCGGTCTGCGACGCGTACGGGCGGATGCTGTGGGTGGAGGGGCATCCGGGGGTGCTCCGGCACGCCGAGCGGATGAACTTCGTCCCCGGGGCACGGTGGGACGAGCCGCACGCCGGCACCAACGCCCCCGGCACCGCCCTGGCGGTCGACCACAGCGTCCAGATCTTCGCCACCGAGCATTTCAGCCGGCCCGTGCAGCGGTGGACGTGCGCCGCCGCGCCCATCCACGACCCGGCCACCGGGCGGCTCCTCGGCGCGGTCGACATCACCGGCGGCGACCACCTGGCCAATCCGCAGAGCCTCGCCCTGGTCCGGGCCACCGCCCGGGCCGCCGAGGCGCAGCTCGCCGTCGACCGGCCGGTCGAGCCCGGGGCGGTCGCCGTCGCCGCGCTCGGCCGGGACGAGGCGGAGCTGCGGGTCGACGGGCGGCGGATCCGGCTCGGCCGACGGCACAGCGAGCTGCTGGTGCTGCTGCTCGGCCGTCCCGACGGGCGCACCGGCGAGCAACTCGGCCTCGACCTCTACGGCGACGACCGGCTGCACCCGGTCACCCTGCGGGCCGAACTGTCCAGGCTGCGCCGCGTCCTCGGACCCGAGCTGCTCGACTCCCGCCCGTACCGGCTGCGTGGCACCGTCCGGGCCGACTTCCGTACCGTCGGCGAGCTGCTGGAACGCGGTGATCCGGCGGGGGCGCTCGACGCGTACGCCGGCTCGTTGCTACCCGGGTCGGACGCGCCGGGAGTGGCGCGACTGCGCCGGCTGGTCGACGGCCAGCTCCGCGCGGCCGTGCTGGCCACCCGGGACCCGGCGCTGCTCGCGGCCTGGACCGGCACGCCCGCCGGCGCCGACGATCTCGCCGCCTGGCAGGCCCTGGCCCGGGCGTTGCCGCCGGGCGCGCCGCGCCGGCCGCTCGCCCTCGCGCGCATCCACCAGCTCTCCCAGGAGTACGACCTGCCGCGCGCAACGTCGCTGCAACGTTTCCGAAACTAG